The genomic region ACAATCTCCGTGGAGCCGCTGGAAGTGCCGGACGCGCAGTGGGAGACGGATGGATCGGAGGAAGGCGGCTCGTCTGGAGATCTGGCGTCGCTGCTGGAGGTTCCCAGCGTGCGGCTCTATGTGGATCGCGCGCAGGCTCTGCGTCCCGAATTTGGCTTGAGCGCGGCGAACGCCGCTTCTGTCGCCGCTCTGTGCCGCGCGCTGGAAGGCAGCCCGCTCGCCCTGGAGCTTGCGGCGTCCTGGGTGCGCCTGCTGCCGCCGCGTAAAATGTGGGAGCGCCTGTCGCAGGGATTGGGGACGCCGGAAACGCGGCTGTCGGACCTGCCGGACCGTCAGCGCAGTCTGGAGGCGTCGCTGGAATGGAGCTGGCGGCTTCTGACGCCCGCGCAGCAGCGGCTTCTGGCCGGCTTGTCCATCTTCCGAGGCGGGTGGGATCTCCGGGCTGCCGAAACGGTTTGCGCGGAGCCCGGAGCGCTGGAGCTGCTGGCGGATCTTCAGGAAGCTTCGCTCGTCACGGCCTCGGAAACCGGCGACGGCGATATCCGTTACGGACTTCTGGAAAGCGTCCGCGTCTTTAGCCAAAAACAGCGGGATCAGCGCGGAGAAACGGAAACGCTCCGAACGCGTCATCTGTCCTTTTTTGCGGATCTGGCGGCGGAGGCTGCGCCGGATCTATACCGATCGCGGCAAGCGTATTGGCTGGACGCCCTGGAGACAGAGCACGATAACCTGCGCGCCGCGCTGGAATGGACGGTTGTGGACCCATCTTCCCGCGAATTGGGCCTGCGCCTCGTCTCAGCTCTCGCGCCGTTTTGGCGAGCACGCGGCTACCTCCAGGAAGGATACGATCGCTGCGCCGCGCTGCTGTCCGGGGCGGCTTCCGCCGGGGCGAGCGAAGCTCGGATCGGCGCCCTGAACGCCGGCGGGCTTCTGGCGTCGCTGCTCGCCAAATACGCGGAAGCCGACGCGTTTCATCAGGAGGCGCTGGAGATCGCGCGGGCGCAGCGATCGATTCTGGGAGAGTCCGCCGCGCTGCTTGGCCTGGGCACGGTGCGCTACTGGCGCTACGACTACCCCGCCGCCGAACGTCTGCTGCAAGAAAGCCTATCGAAGCGATTCGAAGCGCGCGTCGATAAGCCCGATCCGCGCCGATACGACTGGGAAGAAGCGGCGACACATCACACGCTTGGCAACCTCGCGATACGGCTTGAAAACTACGCGGAAGCGCAGGCTCAATTCGGCCGCGCCCTGGATTTACGACGCGCCGCCGGCGATACTCTCGGCGTCGCCGGCACACTGGGCGCATTGGGACAGGTGGCGCTCGCGCAGGGCGAATACGATACCGCGGAGATGCATCTGCGAGAATCCCAACACATATTCGATTCGCTGGGGCAGCGATGGACCGCCGCGCTCTGCCTGGCGGGACTGAGCCGGATTGCCGAAGAGCGGGGCACGATCGCCCTTTGCGCACGACTGCTGAGCGCCGCCATGGCGGTGCGTAAGCGCCATCACTTCCCGCTGCCGCCGGCGGAAAGACCCGGCCATGAGGAGCAGCTTCGGTGGCTCACAGAGGAATTGGGAGCGTCAGCCTTCAACGCCGCCTGGTCCGAAGGCCAAACACTTTCCTGGGAACAGAGCGACGTCGTGCCTGCGGGATAACGGAAGCGGAACTGCGACCGCGATCAATGGGTTGATCACGGTCGGCGCTGATCTGTAGGCGTCATTGATTATCGGCATTCAGCACTAGATCGTTAAAGGCCCCTATCTTGAACGTGCCGCCAGCCATCGCTAGTCGGTAGAACGCCCGGAAACTCATATCTGGAATTGATGTCGTTCGCCTATAAGAGTCATCAATTGCAGGCATTGCCGTACATTGGGCGTCGTAGTATAATGGGATGTTGATTGTCTAAATTCAAGAAACTATGTTTCTTGTGCGTTGTCAACGTGATTTTTGCGATTGTGTGCACTGCTCGTCCTCGGTCCGGATTTCCACTGAACCCACAATGAAGTAAAGGCCAATATGAATTTCCATCATCGTCATCGCGCCGCCAGGGCGGCCTCCGCGTTTGTCCTTCTTTGCGCCGCCGCTTCCACAACTCACGCCGATATCGATACTCTCAGGGCGCCATTTTTGGCGTCCCTGTTTAGCGATAATATGGTGCTCCAGCGGGGACAGAGCGATCCGGTTTGGGGGTGGACGACGCCCGGCGCCAAAGTCACGGTTCGTATCGCCGGCAAGCAGGCCGTCGCCATGGCGGACGCGAAGGGCAAGTGGGTGGCGAAGCTTCCGCCGCTGCCCGTGGGCGGTCCGTATACGCTGGACGTTTCTGGATCGAACCAGGAGAGCGCGAAATGCTCCAATGTCCTGGTGGGGGATGTCTGGGTCTGCTCGGGGCAGTCGAACATGGAGTTCGGCATGGGATATACGCGGGACTCGCTTCAGGAGATCGCGGCGGCGAACTATCCCAACATTCGCCTGATGGTCGTGCCGCACAATCTACAAATCGATCCGCAGGCGCGGACGAACACGTCCTGGGCAGTCTGCACGCCGGCGGCGGTGAATACGCAGAATGGGACCTGGAACGGATTCAGCGCGGTGGGGTACTTCTTTGGCCGCGAGCTTTACAATGATCTGCACACGCCCATCGGGTTGATCCAATCGGCCTTTGGCGGCACGAACGCGGAATCGTGGACGAGTTATGAGGCGCTCAAGGCTCATGTACCCGACTTCAAGCCGCAGCTGGCGCAATTGGACGCCGAGCGGGCGATCGGCGCGCCCGGCTGGGCGGAGCGTCAGGTGGCGAAGGACAACGCCTGGTATCAGCAAAATGATCCGGGATCGAAGGAGGGACTGGGGTGGGCGGACTCGAGCCTGGATGTCTCTGCGTGGCCTGTGATGGCGCTGCCGGGATACTGGGAAACCAAAGGCGTTCCCGAGCTGGCGAACTTCGATGGCGTCGTGTGGTTTCGCCGGGAGTTCGACGTTCCCGAGGACGCCGTTGGAAAAGACATCACGCTCCACTTCGCGGTGGACGATGACGATACGGCGTGGATCAACGGCGTCAATGTGGGCGCGACGGATCTCTTCACCGTACAGCGCGCCTATAAAATCCCGCACGGCGTGCTGAAGGCCGGCCGCAATACGATCGCGATCCGCGTGCTGGATACGGGCGGGGGCGGCGGCGTTTACGGCGATCCGAGCTCGCTTTCGCTGTCGGTCGATGGCGGAACGGATATCCCGCTGGCCGGCGACTGGCGCTATAAAATCAGCGCTTCCATCTACATGGCCAGCGCGCCGCCGCCGCTGGCGATCGAAGCGAACGCGAACTTCCCGACGATGCTTTACAATGGCATGATCAGCCCGATCGCGACCTACGGCGTCAAAGGCGTCCTCTGGTATCAAGGCGAAAACAACGCGAACAAACCCGGGCAGTACCGGTCGCTGCTGCCGGCGCTGATCGGCGACTGGCGCGCGAAGTGGGGGCAGGGCGACTTTCCGTTTTTGATCGTCCAGCTCGCCGGCTTCCAAAACTCGGGGCAGGCGGACGATCCGTCCTGGCCGGAGCTGCGTGACGCCCAGTGGAACACCGCCCGGACCGTAAAGAACGCGGGGATCGTGACCGCGATCGATATCGGCGAGCCGACCGACATCCATCCGAAGAACAAGCAGGAAGTGGGTCGTCGTCTCGCGCTGGTCGCCCGCCATCAGGTCTATCATGAGAAGATCGAAGACTCAGGACCTGTATACCAGTCGATGAAAACGGAAGGCGACACGGTTCGTCTGACGTTCACTCATACCGGCGGCAAGATGACCACGAAAAACGGCGATCCTCTCACCGGCTTCATCATCGCCGGCGCGGATCGCAAATGGCTGCCCGCGACCGCGCGGATCGATGGGGACACAATCGTCGTGTCGTCGCCAGATGTCAAATCGCCGGTGGCCGTGCGCTACTCCTGGGCCGGCTATTCCCAGAGCAACCTCATCGGCGCCGCCGGTCTGCCCGCGTTCCCGTTCCGCACGGACAACTGGCCGTATTTGACGAAGGAGTAAATCTCCTAAAAAGCCCTCCCGCAGCGTGAGGGAGGGCTTTGTCAACGGACGTGCGCAAGGCGACGCGCGATATCGGCTTCATCACTTTTTCAGCACAAATGTCGGCGCGGGCAATCCGCTCTTTGTCCCAAGATTCGCCGCCTCGACAGGCTCGAACGGCGTGTACGCATAGCGGACTTCGATGGGGCGGGCGACGCCTTCGACGCGGACGTGGCTTTTGTCCGTGATGCGCGCCGCCGCCGGCGTTTCTTTGCCGTCGGCGTCAATGAGGGTGAAGCCTTTGAGCGCTCGGGCATCGCCGCCAGCTTCGGGCGCGAGGCCGGCGCCAGTGTACTTAAAGCGAATGATGACGCCATTTGCGTCCCAGGCCGCCTTCTCCGGCAGCGGGCTGGAGGCGCTGTTCATGCCGCCGATTTTGTAATCTCGCGCGAGCGCCAGGGCGGCGAGGCGCTGCCCGATGGGTTTCTTACGGATCGGGTGCGCCCAGTCAATCGCCGTCCTCAAATTGTCCGGATCGGGATCGCGCCATCCCTGATCGATGGAGACCACCATCGCCGAATTTGGAATGAGGTCCAGCGCCTGAAGCTGTGCGACGCGGATCTTCTGGATCGTCGCCCATCCTTTGCCGGGCGTGATCGCCGGATCGGCGTGACTGGACAATTGAACGTAATAGAATGGAAAGGCCGTGTTAAAGCGCCGGCGCAAATCCTCGACGAATCGGCTGAGATGCTCGGCGTAGACGCCGTCACGGCCGTCGTCGCTTTCGCCCTGGTAGTAGATCATCCCTTTGATGGACATCTTCTGGACCGGCGCCAGCAGTGCATTAAACATGCCGCCCACAGGAATGACGGTCGTCGCCGGGACAGTATAGCCGAGTTCCTGACCGAGTGCGGGCGGCATCAGCTCATAGAGCGGCGATCCGCCGGAAGCGACCATGACCATGCCGATGGGAATAGCGTTTTTCGTTTTTGCCGCGATCTCTTTGGCGAAGAAATAGCCAATGGCGGAAAACTCACGCACGGAGTCCCGATCGCACTTCTTCCAGCGATATGTCGCCTTGATCGGGTTTGCCTGTTCCGCGTACATCAACGGCGGGTTATTGAAAGCATCCCAGCGGCTGGTCGCGAACAGTCGAATATTATCATCGGAGTTAATCTCCGCTTGATCCTTATCATACAGATGAGTGCTGTCGAACACTGTCGCGCTGGTCAGATCGGCGTTGGACTGTCCATCGACCAGCCACACATCGCCCACAAGCACGCCGGCCACATCCCGTTCTTCCGCGCCCTCGCCGTCCGCATAAACTCTCAGCGTGTCGGGCTTTGTGCTGACCAGCATCGGGT from Capsulimonas corticalis harbors:
- a CDS encoding AfsR/SARP family transcriptional regulator, whose protein sequence is MDPRCRINLLGPLCVIQAHQTVTRFRTQKAAALLAYFALRPGPHAREQVIDLFWPEMDLAAGRGNLSTTLSGLRRRLEPPGIRPGSVLVTTHAQVGLDPAAVTTDVVEFERFCAEGETAASPDKVISLLNRAVNLYAGDFQEGNFQDWAVRESERLHARLVSALDRLGEAYETLERFAEAGEAARRRVSADPYTEEAHVALVRRLVRSSQRGAALEAARSFEQFFEREFGEGSARDARRAMEEFLGEIGPAAPVSRAPLTPPPPALSSQSVLPADPLPTPPLAPIPFWLSRFFGREREMLRLASLLLPPKGSGAPLRLTTLLGPGGTGKTRLAAEFARRAGERFGLWRGFVPLADLNEPEQIAARIAHSLRLPPGGDSQERIAAFFVNRERPEGSRDLLVLDNMEQLLAGGGEASVVRIVAELLARSPELTILCTSRRPLGVQGERTISVEPLEVPDAQWETDGSEEGGSSGDLASLLEVPSVRLYVDRAQALRPEFGLSAANAASVAALCRALEGSPLALELAASWVRLLPPRKMWERLSQGLGTPETRLSDLPDRQRSLEASLEWSWRLLTPAQQRLLAGLSIFRGGWDLRAAETVCAEPGALELLADLQEASLVTASETGDGDIRYGLLESVRVFSQKQRDQRGETETLRTRHLSFFADLAAEAAPDLYRSRQAYWLDALETEHDNLRAALEWTVVDPSSRELGLRLVSALAPFWRARGYLQEGYDRCAALLSGAASAGASEARIGALNAGGLLASLLAKYAEADAFHQEALEIARAQRSILGESAALLGLGTVRYWRYDYPAAERLLQESLSKRFEARVDKPDPRRYDWEEAATHHTLGNLAIRLENYAEAQAQFGRALDLRRAAGDTLGVAGTLGALGQVALAQGEYDTAEMHLRESQHIFDSLGQRWTAALCLAGLSRIAEERGTIALCARLLSAAMAVRKRHHFPLPPAERPGHEEQLRWLTEELGASAFNAAWSEGQTLSWEQSDVVPAG
- a CDS encoding sialate O-acetylesterase, which translates into the protein MNFHHRHRAARAASAFVLLCAAASTTHADIDTLRAPFLASLFSDNMVLQRGQSDPVWGWTTPGAKVTVRIAGKQAVAMADAKGKWVAKLPPLPVGGPYTLDVSGSNQESAKCSNVLVGDVWVCSGQSNMEFGMGYTRDSLQEIAAANYPNIRLMVVPHNLQIDPQARTNTSWAVCTPAAVNTQNGTWNGFSAVGYFFGRELYNDLHTPIGLIQSAFGGTNAESWTSYEALKAHVPDFKPQLAQLDAERAIGAPGWAERQVAKDNAWYQQNDPGSKEGLGWADSSLDVSAWPVMALPGYWETKGVPELANFDGVVWFRREFDVPEDAVGKDITLHFAVDDDDTAWINGVNVGATDLFTVQRAYKIPHGVLKAGRNTIAIRVLDTGGGGGVYGDPSSLSLSVDGGTDIPLAGDWRYKISASIYMASAPPPLAIEANANFPTMLYNGMISPIATYGVKGVLWYQGENNANKPGQYRSLLPALIGDWRAKWGQGDFPFLIVQLAGFQNSGQADDPSWPELRDAQWNTARTVKNAGIVTAIDIGEPTDIHPKNKQEVGRRLALVARHQVYHEKIEDSGPVYQSMKTEGDTVRLTFTHTGGKMTTKNGDPLTGFIIAGADRKWLPATARIDGDTIVVSSPDVKSPVAVRYSWAGYSQSNLIGAAGLPAFPFRTDNWPYLTKE
- a CDS encoding sialate O-acetylesterase, encoding MKIHVDFLGQKKIGTVGDDGKWSVALDPMLVSTKPDTLRVYADGEGAEERDVAGVLVGDVWLVDGQSNADLTSATVFDSTHLYDKDQAEINSDDNIRLFATSRWDAFNNPPLMYAEQANPIKATYRWKKCDRDSVREFSAIGYFFAKEIAAKTKNAIPIGMVMVASGGSPLYELMPPALGQELGYTVPATTVIPVGGMFNALLAPVQKMSIKGMIYYQGESDDGRDGVYAEHLSRFVEDLRRRFNTAFPFYYVQLSSHADPAITPGKGWATIQKIRVAQLQALDLIPNSAMVVSIDQGWRDPDPDNLRTAIDWAHPIRKKPIGQRLAALALARDYKIGGMNSASSPLPEKAAWDANGVIIRFKYTGAGLAPEAGGDARALKGFTLIDADGKETPAAARITDKSHVRVEGVARPIEVRYAYTPFEPVEAANLGTKSGLPAPTFVLKK